In one Chryseobacterium camelliae genomic region, the following are encoded:
- the bioD gene encoding dethiobiotin synthase — MDTQKVKLEAKNTEQKLLFVTGIGTEVGKTVCSAVLTKYFNADYWKPVQSGDLDFSDTAKIKNWVGEHTICHPETYRFQLAASPHQSAKEEGITIDLNEFKLPETQNNLLVEGAGGLMVPLNDKDFIIDLIEKLNIPVALVVRNYLGCINHTLLSILALQQKKSKLKYLILNGDFPQDTERAICNHIQPETKIIRIPDLENITKESIESIVQQLEKIE; from the coding sequence ATGGACACACAAAAAGTAAAATTAGAAGCAAAAAATACTGAACAAAAACTCCTTTTCGTTACCGGAATCGGAACCGAAGTAGGAAAAACCGTTTGTTCGGCAGTTTTGACAAAATATTTTAATGCCGATTATTGGAAACCTGTTCAGTCAGGAGATTTAGATTTTTCCGATACTGCAAAAATTAAAAACTGGGTAGGAGAGCATACAATCTGTCATCCTGAAACGTATCGTTTTCAGCTTGCCGCTTCGCCGCACCAATCGGCAAAAGAAGAAGGAATTACTATTGATTTAAATGAATTCAAGCTTCCCGAAACTCAAAATAATTTGCTTGTAGAAGGAGCAGGAGGATTGATGGTTCCGCTGAATGACAAGGATTTCATCATCGATCTAATTGAAAAATTAAATATTCCCGTCGCTTTGGTGGTGAGAAATTATTTAGGATGCATCAATCATACCTTGTTGTCAATTTTAGCTCTACAACAGAAAAAAAGCAAGCTCAAATACCTGATTCTTAACGGAGATTTCCCTCAAGACACAGAAAGAGCCATATGCAACCACATTCAACCGGAAACAAAAATCATCAGGATTCCCGACTTAGAAAACATAACAAAAGAAAGTATAGAAAGTATTGTACAACAATTAGAAAAAATAGAATAA
- a CDS encoding DUF3078 domain-containing protein — protein sequence MKKILLPLSIFIGILLSAQEKSEAPAIDTTKAWSIQGQNTLMLNQAAFSNWVGGGANNVGWLAGVNYNLTYEKGKDLWENIIILGYGQNNTKGVGTRKTQDVINLSTNYGREFAKHWYISAGASLQTQFAAGYEDGNNPEAPKISNFMAPGYVNVGAGVTYRPNDNFTMTLRPANARWTFVLDDDLQYAGTYGLKNDGDSSLFQFGFLGTAIYKVKIMENINLINTGSVFSNYLDHPERLVLSYSGVLNMKINKFISTNVTLDLLYDHNQIQKTQLKQTLGVGFAYNLENGKKRSENKENQSWLKK from the coding sequence ATGAAAAAGATTTTATTACCACTTAGTATTTTTATAGGAATCTTACTATCTGCTCAGGAAAAGTCTGAAGCTCCTGCTATCGACACTACAAAAGCGTGGAGTATACAAGGTCAAAACACATTAATGCTCAATCAGGCCGCATTCTCAAACTGGGTAGGCGGTGGAGCTAACAATGTAGGATGGCTTGCCGGAGTTAATTATAATTTAACCTATGAAAAAGGAAAAGACCTTTGGGAAAACATCATTATTTTAGGGTATGGGCAAAATAATACCAAAGGAGTAGGAACAAGAAAGACACAGGATGTCATTAATCTGTCTACTAACTATGGGAGAGAGTTTGCAAAACACTGGTATATTTCAGCCGGCGCAAGCCTACAAACTCAGTTTGCAGCAGGGTATGAAGACGGCAATAATCCGGAAGCTCCGAAAATCTCCAACTTTATGGCTCCGGGTTATGTAAATGTAGGAGCAGGGGTTACTTACCGCCCGAACGATAATTTTACAATGACGCTCAGACCGGCCAATGCCAGATGGACTTTTGTGCTGGATGATGATTTACAATATGCAGGAACTTATGGACTGAAAAACGACGGAGATTCTTCATTATTTCAATTTGGTTTTTTAGGAACTGCTATATATAAGGTAAAAATCATGGAAAACATCAATTTAATCAATACCGGTTCTGTTTTTTCCAATTACCTGGATCATCCTGAGAGATTAGTACTTTCATACAGTGGAGTTCTTAATATGAAAATCAATAAGTTTATTTCTACCAATGTGACCTTAGACTTATTATATGATCATAACCAAATCCAGAAGACACAGTTGAAACAGACATTGGGAGTTGGATTTGCTTATAATTTAGAGAACGGAAAGAAGAGATCGGAGAACAAAGAAAACCAATCCTGGCTCAAAAAGTAA
- the bioA gene encoding adenosylmethionine--8-amino-7-oxononanoate transaminase, whose amino-acid sequence MNLQQRDRAVNWHPYTQMKTAEDAIPIVKGKGVYLFDDEGKQYIDAVSSWWVTLHGHAHPYIAQRVSEQLNTLEQVIFAGFTHEPAIQLSENLLQLLPDNQEKVFYSDNGSTAVEVALKMCIQFSYNQEKEKTKILAFKNAYHGDTFGAMSVSGRSVWTKPFGDMLFDVVFIDTPTSDNLKILKSQIKEIADEVACFIYEPLVQGAAGMLMHNPEDLSELMKFCREQNILLVQDEVFTGFGRTGKLFAADYLTEKPDIMCFSKGLTGGTMPMGITTSSNEIFNAFLSEDKYKTLFHGHSFTANPLACTAALASMELLLKAETQESIQLISKKHYEFSQTLRQHPQVENVRQIGTILAWDFKTEHGTSYFNTIGKHFYKEFLNKGIIMRPLGNVMYLVPPYCITAEELDYIYQTILQVLTTNLN is encoded by the coding sequence ATGAATTTACAGCAACGTGACAGAGCCGTCAACTGGCATCCGTACACGCAAATGAAGACGGCAGAAGATGCTATTCCTATTGTGAAAGGGAAGGGAGTTTATCTTTTTGATGATGAAGGAAAGCAATATATTGATGCAGTTTCTTCATGGTGGGTAACTTTGCACGGTCATGCTCATCCATACATTGCACAAAGGGTTTCTGAACAGTTGAATACTTTGGAACAGGTAATTTTCGCAGGTTTCACTCACGAACCGGCGATACAGCTCTCCGAAAACCTATTACAGCTTCTTCCCGATAATCAGGAAAAAGTCTTTTATTCGGATAACGGTTCTACTGCTGTGGAAGTAGCTCTGAAAATGTGCATTCAGTTTTCATATAATCAGGAGAAGGAAAAAACAAAAATCCTGGCTTTTAAAAATGCCTATCACGGTGATACGTTCGGAGCTATGTCCGTAAGTGGAAGAAGTGTCTGGACAAAACCTTTTGGAGACATGCTTTTTGATGTTGTTTTCATAGATACTCCAACTTCTGATAATCTGAAAATTTTAAAATCTCAAATCAAAGAGATTGCTGATGAAGTCGCCTGCTTCATTTATGAGCCATTAGTTCAGGGAGCTGCGGGAATGCTCATGCACAACCCGGAAGATTTATCTGAACTGATGAAATTCTGCAGGGAACAAAATATTTTATTGGTTCAGGATGAAGTGTTCACAGGCTTCGGAAGAACAGGAAAATTATTTGCAGCCGATTATCTTACGGAAAAACCTGATATTATGTGCTTTTCAAAAGGATTAACAGGTGGAACAATGCCTATGGGAATTACGACTTCCTCCAATGAAATTTTTAATGCTTTTTTGTCTGAGGATAAGTATAAAACCCTGTTCCACGGGCATTCTTTTACAGCCAATCCATTAGCCTGTACTGCCGCTTTGGCAAGCATGGAACTTTTACTGAAAGCAGAAACACAGGAAAGCATTCAATTAATCAGTAAAAAACACTATGAATTTTCTCAAACTTTAAGACAGCATCCGCAAGTTGAAAATGTGCGTCAAATCGGGACAATTTTAGCATGGGATTTCAAAACAGAGCATGGAACTTCTTATTTCAATACGATAGGAAAGCATTTCTATAAAGAGTTTTTAAACAAAGGAATCATTATGAGACCTTTAGGAAATGTCATGTACCTGGTCCCTCCTTATTGCATTACTGCTGAAGAGTTGGATTATATTTATCAGACCATTTTGCAGGTTTTGACAACGAATCTGAACTAA
- a CDS encoding Lrp/AsnC family transcriptional regulator — MATEIYIPDEKDLSILRILQKDAKLSIRDIAVRINLSPTPTHERIKRLEKLGIIKGYTTVIDRKKVNKGMMVICMVALNVHNKKTAGVFIEQVGKLKEVVEFYNISGEFDFMLKILAANMDDFHEFFVNKLSEIEGIGQTKSIFVMNSIKESHQII, encoded by the coding sequence ATGGCTACAGAAATTTACATTCCGGATGAAAAAGATTTGTCCATTTTACGCATATTACAAAAAGATGCCAAGCTGAGCATTCGGGATATTGCAGTAAGAATTAATTTAAGTCCTACTCCTACGCATGAACGCATAAAGCGGTTGGAAAAGCTGGGTATTATTAAAGGATACACGACCGTTATAGATCGTAAGAAAGTCAACAAAGGCATGATGGTGATCTGCATGGTTGCCTTAAATGTTCATAATAAAAAAACAGCAGGTGTTTTCATTGAACAGGTTGGAAAACTGAAAGAAGTGGTAGAATTTTACAACATAAGCGGAGAATTTGATTTTATGCTTAAGATCTTAGCCGCCAATATGGATGATTTTCATGAATTTTTCGTTAATAAACTTTCCGAGATCGAAGGAATCGGGCAAACGAAAAGCATTTTTGTCATGAACAGCATCAAAGAAAGTCATCAGATTATATAA
- a CDS encoding MFS transporter — translation MQSKKNLILILASIGTFVEALDIAIINLTIPSIQSQFNISSNSVQWLQTLYVLFFGGFLIIGGKLSDQLGRKKIFIIGGLIFMLTSLGAGISTSFQTLAIFRALQGLGAAFIMPSALSIVTHTFQKDQERNRALGIFSAFAAIGSGSGLSFGGIISTYLSWHWVFLINVPILFITIILSYKFLPSDIKNNNRESADTLSGILLVLGLLLLTYGTHEFIHIQEKPFLIIGSLIVSVSLLLAFIYRLKNISNPLIDLKLFSHPSLVTSNLAFFSLGAFFISFLFLISLMLQKDMGYSAANSGLMLVPFSILSALIAKFVLPNVSKKLNSVQIGLVGWSFMLSGALCLIFAISFHHPVVLVLIGAACISGIGMTLCFTSLSVLGIRDVEPKQYGVASSLTSTSYFLGAGIGLSFMTLMTQFFPSDWAVSNLSVSILFIYGFIAVIFLLYFIIKEQKAMRTSIHY, via the coding sequence ATGCAGTCTAAAAAAAATCTTATTTTAATCTTAGCATCGATCGGTACTTTTGTTGAAGCTCTGGATATCGCTATCATTAATTTAACCATACCATCCATTCAGTCCCAATTTAATATCAGCTCCAACAGCGTACAGTGGTTACAGACTTTGTATGTTCTTTTTTTTGGCGGATTTTTGATTATTGGCGGAAAATTATCTGATCAACTGGGTCGTAAAAAGATTTTTATCATTGGCGGACTTATTTTCATGCTGACTTCTTTAGGAGCCGGAATATCAACAAGCTTTCAAACGTTGGCAATTTTCAGGGCTTTACAGGGATTAGGAGCAGCTTTTATCATGCCTTCTGCATTGTCTATTGTGACTCATACTTTTCAAAAAGATCAGGAAAGAAATCGTGCATTAGGTATTTTCAGTGCTTTTGCTGCGATCGGATCGGGAAGCGGCTTGTCTTTTGGTGGGATCATTAGTACTTATTTAAGCTGGCATTGGGTGTTTTTGATTAATGTTCCCATACTTTTTATTACGATTATATTGTCTTATAAATTTCTTCCTTCAGATATAAAAAACAACAATCGGGAATCTGCGGATACTCTTTCGGGTATTCTTTTAGTTTTGGGATTATTGCTGCTAACTTATGGTACCCATGAATTCATTCATATTCAGGAAAAACCTTTCTTAATTATAGGTTCACTTATTGTATCCGTATCCTTGTTATTAGCGTTTATTTATCGTTTAAAAAACATTTCCAATCCTTTAATTGATCTGAAACTTTTTTCTCATCCGTCTTTGGTAACTTCCAATCTTGCATTTTTTTCTTTAGGGGCATTTTTTATCTCGTTTTTATTCCTGATCTCGCTTATGCTGCAAAAAGACATGGGATACAGTGCTGCAAACTCCGGGCTTATGCTGGTTCCTTTCAGTATATTATCTGCTCTTATTGCAAAATTTGTTTTACCGAATGTTTCAAAAAAATTAAACTCCGTACAAATCGGACTTGTAGGATGGTCGTTTATGCTTTCAGGAGCCTTATGTTTAATTTTTGCCATCTCTTTCCACCATCCGGTTGTTTTAGTGTTAATCGGTGCTGCCTGCATTTCAGGAATCGGAATGACGTTATGTTTTACCAGTTTATCCGTATTAGGTATTCGTGATGTTGAGCCCAAGCAATACGGAGTTGCCTCCAGTTTAACCAGTACTAGTTATTTTTTAGGAGCAGGAATCGGTTTATCATTCATGACCTTAATGACCCAGTTTTTCCCTTCAGATTGGGCTGTGAGTAACTTATCCGTATCAATTCTTTTTATTTATGGGTTTATTGCAGTGATTTTCCTTTTATACTTTATCATAAAAGAACAGAAAGCGATGCGGACATCTATTCATTATTAA
- a CDS encoding PLP-dependent aminotransferase family protein, with translation MNSPVEIPYKSFIKIDRNSESAIYMQITNQLINAIQRGFLPFGTKLPGTRTLSQTLEVHRNTIVAVYDELFAQGWVESLPNKGTFVIGKNDKKPIQFNDFNKINLKNYPKSTGFSFKRSTILDNPFEHSDCEFVFNDGVPDIRLTQIDQQSRIYSSTLKRRAHKIGHYNQDGSEFFKKHLAQYLNLSRGLPISNDNLLITRSTEMSIYIVSEILLSEGDTVLVGALSYFSVNMIFQKTGVKIITIPIDDEGINVDEVRKICRQQKIRMLYLTPHHHYPTTVTLSAQRRLELLNLANEFGFIILEDDYDYDFHYDKSPILPLASADTNGMVIYIGSFGKSLAPGFRTGFIVAPENLMIEMRKYLGIIDRQGDILMEHVLGEMIAEGEINRYLKKSLKIYQERRDHFAQLIQENFGEFISFKKPAGGLAIWMQLNRKINLMQLSKNCARNNLFIPKTLLYQNKELTAMRIGFGNLNTDEMKKSIEILSENVRKLLD, from the coding sequence ATGAATAGTCCGGTTGAAATTCCTTATAAAAGTTTCATTAAAATTGACAGAAATTCCGAGTCTGCCATTTATATGCAGATCACCAATCAATTAATTAATGCTATTCAGAGAGGTTTTTTGCCTTTCGGAACCAAACTTCCGGGAACAAGAACGTTAAGCCAGACCTTAGAAGTTCACAGGAATACGATTGTTGCGGTGTATGACGAGCTTTTTGCTCAAGGCTGGGTGGAAAGTTTGCCCAATAAAGGAACTTTCGTGATCGGGAAAAATGATAAAAAACCGATTCAATTTAACGATTTTAACAAGATAAATCTCAAAAACTATCCGAAATCGACAGGATTTAGCTTTAAAAGGTCTACTATTTTAGATAATCCTTTTGAGCATTCAGATTGCGAATTTGTTTTTAATGACGGGGTTCCGGATATCCGTTTGACACAAATTGATCAGCAATCCAGAATTTACAGTTCAACACTGAAAAGAAGGGCTCATAAAATTGGCCACTACAATCAGGACGGAAGTGAGTTTTTTAAGAAGCACCTTGCCCAATATTTAAATTTATCAAGAGGATTACCGATCTCCAATGACAATCTTTTGATTACAAGAAGTACTGAAATGAGTATTTATATTGTTTCGGAGATTTTGTTGTCTGAAGGAGATACTGTTTTGGTCGGAGCTTTGAGTTACTTTTCCGTGAATATGATTTTTCAGAAAACAGGCGTTAAAATCATTACGATTCCTATTGATGATGAAGGAATTAATGTGGATGAAGTAAGAAAAATCTGTCGGCAGCAGAAAATCAGGATGCTGTATCTTACTCCGCATCATCATTATCCTACAACCGTTACCTTAAGTGCTCAGCGAAGACTGGAGCTGTTGAATCTTGCCAATGAATTCGGCTTCATTATTCTGGAAGATGATTACGATTACGATTTCCATTATGATAAAAGCCCGATTCTTCCTCTCGCAAGTGCTGATACGAATGGCATGGTAATTTATATCGGTTCTTTCGGAAAATCTCTGGCTCCGGGTTTTCGTACAGGTTTTATCGTTGCTCCGGAAAATCTCATGATCGAAATGAGGAAATATCTTGGAATCATTGATCGGCAAGGAGATATTTTAATGGAGCATGTTTTGGGTGAAATGATTGCCGAAGGAGAAATAAACCGGTATTTAAAAAAATCACTGAAAATTTATCAGGAAAGGCGGGATCATTTTGCTCAGCTGATCCAGGAGAATTTCGGAGAGTTTATCAGCTTTAAAAAACCTGCAGGAGGTCTCGCCATCTGGATGCAACTGAATCGTAAGATTAATTTGATGCAGCTGAGTAAAAACTGTGCCCGGAACAATCTTTTTATTCCTAAAACGCTTCTCTATCAAAATAAAGAATTAACAGCGATG
- the bioB gene encoding biotin synthase BioB: MDKKQLRNDWTKEEIEEIYNLPLLELIYKAATVHREWHNPEEVQMSTLLSIKTGGCPEDCSYCGQAARYHTNIKVQALLPTEQVIEHAKKAKEGGSSRFCMAAAWREVRNNRDFDRVIDMVKGVNDLGMEVCCTLGMLTEEQAIRLQEAGLYAYNHNLDTSEQYYEEIISTRTFDNRINTINNVRKAGITVCSGGIIGLGETHRDRISMLLTLSTMPKHPESVPINALARVEGTPLQDNEKTNTWEMVRMIATARIIMPSSMVRLSAGRIEMTEFEQGWCFMAGANSIFTGERETLLVTPNPGVSEDMQLLQTLGLKPMKRQAEKAMDQFETWKTTC; encoded by the coding sequence ATGGATAAAAAACAACTAAGAAACGACTGGACAAAAGAAGAAATTGAAGAAATATACAATCTCCCGCTTCTTGAATTAATTTACAAAGCAGCAACTGTTCACCGTGAATGGCATAATCCTGAAGAGGTACAGATGTCTACTTTGCTGTCGATCAAAACCGGAGGCTGTCCTGAAGACTGTTCATATTGCGGACAGGCAGCCCGTTATCATACGAATATCAAAGTTCAGGCATTACTTCCTACGGAACAAGTGATTGAGCACGCCAAAAAAGCCAAGGAAGGAGGTTCATCCCGTTTCTGTATGGCTGCTGCTTGGAGAGAGGTTCGTAACAACCGTGATTTTGATCGTGTAATCGACATGGTAAAAGGTGTAAACGATCTTGGAATGGAAGTTTGCTGTACATTGGGAATGTTGACGGAAGAACAGGCAATCCGTCTTCAGGAAGCCGGTTTATATGCTTACAACCACAACCTGGATACTTCCGAGCAATATTATGAAGAAATTATTTCTACAAGAACTTTTGATAACAGGATCAACACTATCAACAATGTAAGAAAAGCCGGTATTACCGTTTGTTCAGGTGGAATTATCGGATTGGGTGAAACACACAGAGACCGAATTTCAATGCTTCTGACATTATCAACAATGCCTAAACATCCGGAATCAGTTCCGATCAATGCATTAGCCAGAGTAGAAGGAACCCCGCTTCAGGATAACGAAAAAACAAATACCTGGGAAATGGTGAGAATGATTGCTACCGCAAGAATTATTATGCCTTCGTCTATGGTTCGTCTGAGTGCAGGAAGAATTGAAATGACGGAATTTGAGCAAGGATGGTGCTTTATGGCGGGAGCAAACTCCATTTTCACAGGAGAAAGAGAAACCTTATTAGTAACCCCAAATCCGGGAGTTTCGGAAGATATGCAATTGCTTCAGACATTAGGATTAAAGCCAATGAAAAGACAAGCAGAAAAAGCGATGGATCAGTTTGAAACATGGAAAACTACTTGTTAA
- a CDS encoding aminotransferase class I/II-fold pyridoxal phosphate-dependent enzyme, protein MLSHFHHFQEALQKREEEGTLRNLRPKSVGIDFYSNDYLGLARSKDLQRLLVQNVSENPQLLSGSTGSRLISGNSSLLIETEEYIGKNHQYESALLFPSGYNANLALFSTLPTRHDSIIVDEQIHRSVHDACKMSHAKKVKFRHNNPEHLEEILKKQSGHCYVAIESLYSMDGDIAPLQEIAKVTEKYNASLIVDEAHAFGVFGYGLVDTLQLQKNVLATVITYGKALGTHGAAIVTNQLIKNYLINFASPFIYTTSAHDFLWLSIQKGYEFLQKNHQLSIELQKNIKIFREQHLQSPSSENSPIQAIIVPDNRQLKLLKETLLENDFLTYAVFSPTVKEGTERLRICIHSFNTEEEIISLTKTIKSFI, encoded by the coding sequence ATGCTTAGTCATTTTCATCATTTTCAGGAGGCTTTACAAAAAAGGGAAGAAGAAGGCACTTTAAGAAATTTACGCCCAAAATCCGTCGGAATTGACTTTTATTCCAACGATTATTTAGGATTGGCAAGAAGTAAAGATTTACAGAGATTATTGGTACAAAATGTTTCTGAAAATCCTCAATTATTGTCAGGAAGCACCGGTTCGAGATTAATAAGCGGAAACAGCTCTCTGCTTATTGAAACAGAAGAATATATTGGAAAGAATCATCAATACGAATCTGCTTTACTTTTTCCTTCGGGCTACAATGCTAATCTGGCTTTGTTTTCAACACTTCCGACACGTCATGATAGTATTATTGTGGATGAACAGATTCACCGTTCAGTTCACGATGCCTGCAAAATGTCTCACGCAAAAAAGGTAAAATTCAGGCATAATAATCCTGAACATTTAGAAGAGATTTTAAAGAAACAGAGTGGCCATTGTTATGTTGCCATTGAGAGCTTATATTCGATGGATGGGGATATTGCCCCTCTTCAGGAAATTGCAAAAGTCACTGAAAAATATAATGCAAGCCTTATCGTAGATGAAGCTCATGCTTTCGGTGTTTTCGGATACGGTTTAGTTGATACGCTACAATTGCAAAAAAACGTGTTAGCCACAGTGATCACTTACGGAAAAGCATTGGGAACACACGGAGCTGCAATTGTAACGAATCAGCTTATAAAAAACTATCTCATCAACTTTGCCTCTCCTTTTATTTATACCACATCAGCCCATGATTTTCTATGGCTGAGCATCCAAAAAGGATATGAGTTTTTACAGAAGAATCATCAATTATCAATTGAATTACAGAAAAACATCAAAATTTTCCGTGAACAACATTTACAAAGTCCATCCTCTGAGAACAGCCCGATTCAGGCTATTATCGTACCAGATAACCGACAGTTAAAATTATTAAAGGAAACTTTACTTGAAAACGATTTTTTGACTTATGCGGTTTTCAGTCCGACAGTGAAAGAAGGAACCGAAAGACTAAGGATTTGTATTCACAGCTTTAATACTGAAGAAGAAATTATCAGTTTGACTAAGACTATTAAAAGTTTTATTTAA